TCGATGCCCGCCTTCTCAAAGAATCTGGCCGAGGAAGGAGTATTGCTCCGTGGTCAAAAACTGATCGATCGGGGCATTTCGCAATTCGATGCCATTGCTCGCCAGCTCCGTTCGGGAAGCTATCCGACACGTGCGTTGGCTGATAATCTTGCCGACCTGCGTGCTCAAGTCGCTGCCAATCGACGGGGAGAAAAGGAGCTGCAGTCGCTGGCAGAGAATTGGAGTTGGCCAGTTCTATCCCGCTACTTTATGGCGCTGCAGGACTCTGCGGCGATGAAAGTTCGCGGAGCACTCGCCCAGCTTCCGCAGGGGACGAAGCGTTTTACGGATCACCTCGATGATGGAACGCCAATCTCGGTCGCGATGACTATCGAGAACGAGTCGATTGTGATCGACTTTGCTGGGACAGGGTCTGTTTCAAGCGGAAATCTCAATGCCAATCGCGCGATTGTATCGGCCGCTGTCCTCTATGTTTTGCGACTCCTCGTTCAAGACGACTTGCCGCTGAACCAAGGGATGCTCGCTCCAGTAACCCTGCTGATTCCAGAAGGGTTACTGTCTCCGCAAGCAACCAACGCGCCGGAAACCTCGCCCGCGATCGTCGGCGGGAACGTTGAAACCTCCCAGCGCATTGTTGATGTGTTGCTAGGCGCGCTTGGCATTGCCGCAGCGAGTCAAGGGACGATGAACAATCTGCTGTTTGGAAATAGCAAGTTCGGCTACTACGAAACGATTTGTGGTGGAAGCGGTGCGACGGCCGAGGGGCCCGGCGCCGATGCGCTCCATACCCACATGACGAACACGCGGCTGACCGACCCAGAAGTCCTCGAGCATCGTTTTCCGGTGCGACTCCATAAGTTGGCGATTCGTCGAGGGAGTGGCGGCGAAGGTGAACATCGGGGTGGTCATGGTGTGATTCGAGAGATCGAGATGCTTGAGCCTCTGACGGTTTCACTCGTCACACAGCGTCGCGGTCCCTATGCGCCGTATGGTACTGCGGGTGGCATGCCTGGAGCGTTAGGCAAAAATCTCGTGATTCGCCGAGACGGCCAAGCTGCCGAACTGCCAAGCAGTGTAACCCTCGAACTCGAAGCGGGGGATCGACTGCGCATCGAAACTCCGGGGGGCGGCGGCTGGGGTGCACCGACACCAGACTAATTGGTAGCGGCTGGTTCTTTCTTTGCGTCGCCGCTCGAAGTTTCAGCGGCCGGCTCCTCTGTTCGCGACGTGCGGACGAGTTTTCGCTCGACAAGATCAACTACATCGCCTGCCTTGAAACGCTGGTAATCATCGAGCGTGACCTCGCGATCCTTAGGTGCCGCGAGCAAATGAAACGCTCCTTTCCCCAGCACCTCTGCTTCGCGCTTGGTGACAGCAATCGCCGTCGCTTCATCGAGACCAATGCCGGTCAGCTGCGGAAATGTTTTGATGACCCCAAGTAAATCAGTTTCCCGTTTTCGCTCGGCAAAGTGCTGGTCGATCACCGTTCCTGGTAGGAACTTAAATCCCTCCTCATATCCTTCCGACATCATCTCGAAATTGCCAAGCGGGCTACCTCGACTCAAATACTCTCCTTGAATGGTTGCCCCTGCGCTGCTTCCACCGATCACACCACCACGCTCGAGCACGGCATGAAACAGTTCATAAGCCCGCGTGTTCTCATAGGTGTCGACAAATCGCCATTGTCGTCCACCACCAAACCAAACACCTTTGGCTTCGCGAAGTACTTCAGCAAACTTGTCGCTGTTGACATCCTCGAGTTCGTACTCCGGCATCACGCGAACATTCTTTGCACCGAAACGTTTGAAAAAGTTCCCTTCGGACGGCGAGACCTCTTGGGGCGGAACCGCTGTCGGAAGGACGACAATCAAACCATCCGGCCCCCCGGCAAGTTCGATGAACTTCTCCGTAATCTCCTTGGGCATGCCACCTCCACCCACGATCACGAGCGATCCATGTTTCACTTCGGGGGTTGCTAATTGGGCAGGGAGTTTTTCGCCACGTTGCCTCCTCTGTGCTG
This window of the Pirellula staleyi DSM 6068 genome carries:
- a CDS encoding cyanophycinase; protein product: MRPLSLSLVVALSMLPANSLLGEEAPLRIDPRGARCELVINPSDDLIPDQNRYFLRRARGKNTKIVAIKIGDANSLKVPALEVDSVTELAVGGLEKLEETSALDTLRDATGIWVSASTKTPLPQLAADSKLAALLESKLASDCVISVSGSAAPWLIEQFSPPTRPSLVPHVQFAFVRSYKELSNVEIPKRDAQKLLQFVFQPTTVLAISQRSIVNLGGEPLAIFSSGFPGENDRITILQPGKQHDLVALARAAQRRQRGEKLPAQLATPEVKHGSLVIVGGGGMPKEITEKFIELAGGPDGLIVVLPTAVPPQEVSPSEGNFFKRFGAKNVRVMPEYELEDVNSDKFAEVLREAKGVWFGGGRQWRFVDTYENTRAYELFHAVLERGGVIGGSSAGATIQGEYLSRGSPLGNFEMMSEGYEEGFKFLPGTVIDQHFAERKRETDLLGVIKTFPQLTGIGLDEATAIAVTKREAEVLGKGAFHLLAAPKDREVTLDDYQRFKAGDVVDLVERKLVRTSRTEEPAAETSSGDAKKEPAATN